The stretch of DNA GGTTCGAGCAGATGCAGCGCATCGCGAGCGTCATGGCCCGCTCACCGCTCGTGCCGGATTGCCTGCGGTACGGCACCAACGACTACGGCGACGTGGTCAAGGCGGAGCCCCTACCGATCGAGACAGCGACGGCGAACTGCTTCCTGGTGACGAACCAGGCGGTGCGCTGGGGCCTGGACCCCTTTGCCGTCGCTCAGTGCTGTTCCATCGTGCGCGGCCGGCTGATGTTCGAAGGCAAGCTCGTCGCAGCGGTGCTCGCCGCGAAGCTCGGCGTGCAGCTCTCCTACGCCTGGAACGACAAGACCGGCGATGCCTTCGGCGTCATGGTTCGCGGCCCGGACGACGAACTCGGCAACGCGCGCACCATTTCTGGCACCGTCGGCGACTGGAAGACCGAGCGCAAGGGGTCGCCCTGGGGCTCGGCCTCCGGCCATCGTCGGATGCTGGCCTATCGCGGCACGCGCGAGTGGGTCCGCCTCTATGAGCCCGCCATCCTGCTCGGCGTCTACACGCCCGACGAAATGGACGACATGCAGGAGACGGCGCGCGCGACCCGCGCGGCACCGGCGCGCATCGCCGCGCCCGAGGGGCCGCCGCGGCGCATTGCGGCTCCCGCGCCCGCCATCGTGGAGGCTGCGCCTGCGCCGGCGACCAGCCCTGCGCCTACGGCGAGCGCCGCCGGGCCGGACGAAGACGAGATCGAGGCCGCCCTCGTGCAGTTCGAGCGGGATGCCGCCGCCGCCACGATCCTCGGACAGGTCGACAAGTCGCGCGAGCTTCTCGACGACCTGCAGCTTTCCCGCCCGCAGCAGCGCCGCGTCGAGGATGCGAGCGAGGCGGCCAAGGCCCGGATTTGGAGGGAGTCGCAGTCGGCGCAAGCCGCGAGCCAGCCCGCCGGACCTCCCCGCAAGGCAGCCGCAGCGAGTCCGGCTCCGCAGCCCGATACGGCCCCGGTGGAGGACTCGACGGGCGAGGGCGCGGAGGACGGCGGTCCCGCCATCGACCCGGAGAACCCCGACTATCAGCGCGGCATGCGCGATCACCGTGATGGCGTGAAGCGCTGCGTCATCTCGGCGATCCGCAACGACCCAGCCCGGCACGAGGCATGGCAAGCGGGCTGGATGGCTGCTGCGAACGGTGACGCCTGATGTCGGCCGCCCCGATCTGCTGCGGGCAGCCGGCCCGCCTCACCACCGGCGCCGAGGTCTACCCGCACCGGCCCGACCTGCACGACAAGCCGATCTGGCGCTGCGACGTGTGCCCCGACGCCTATGTCGGGTGCCACCCTGGCACCACCGATCCGCTCGGTACCCCGGCCGGCCCGGACCTGCGCAAGGCTCGGCGCCTGCTCCACGAACGGATGATCGACCCGCTGTGGCAGACGGCCGACCGGAGCGGAGCCTATGGCCCGCTCGACGAGGAGGGCCGGCGCACCGTGCGCCAGGCCGCCCGGGGTCGCGTCTACGGCTTCCTCGCCGACCGTTTGGGCCTCACCCGCGACGAGACCCACACCGGCCTGTTCGACCTGGAGCAGTGCCGCGCCGCTTGGCGGGCGCTCTCCGGCGTCGCCTACCCCGAAATCCGCGAGTGGGCGCAGAGGCGCCGCGCCGCGCCGAAAAGGAAGGCCGCGTGATGGCTTGCAACTGCCTGCACTGCACTCTCGGCAAGGTCATCAACGAGCGCTTCCCGGACGGGGTCGGCCCGGAGGAGGCAAGCGAGATCGCGACCAATCTGGCGGCGCTCACGGGCGGCTTCTTGGCCGACGTCTCGGACCGATCCGTCGAGGTCTTTATCGCTGCGATGCGCTCGCACCGTGACCGGATCAGGAGCGACCTCGGCATCCGCACCGAAGGTCTGCACTGATGCCCGCCACCTCCGAGCCCCGCACCCTCGAGGAGATGCGCAGCCGGGTCAGCCTGGCGCGTGCGCGAGCCGAGCGCGCCGCCCACGCGCGCCGCCTTGCCAAGGCCCGCGAGATCGCCCGCCGTTCCAGGGTCGCATGGGCGAGCCTCATGCGGTCGGACTATGGACTGTTCCGCCGGATGCAACGGCTGGCACGCCTGCGCGAGGCCGCCGAGTTCAAACACATCGTCAACCATCCCGACGGCGAGGCAATCGTCGACCTCATCGTTGAGACCGCCCGGCGCCACTGCGTCTCGGTCGTCACCCTTATGGGGCCGGACCGCACGGCCCCCGTGCTCGCCGCCCGCTGGGCCGCGATCGCCGCGGTGCACGAGGCCTTCCCGCATCTCTCGCTCCCCCGACTCGGCCACGTCTTCCAGCGCGATCACACCACGATCCTGAACGCGCTGCGCCGCCTGGGGCTGCGGCCCAAGCCCCAGCAGGAGGCCTCCTGCGTCACCCCCGCCAACATCGACAGCCTGCCGGAGCAGCCGTGATGCGTGATCTCGTGATCGACAGCTTCGCGGGCGGCGGCGGCGCGTCCGAGGGCATCCGGGCGGCGATCGGCCGGGATCCGGACGTGGCGATCAACCACGACCGGCTCGCGCTCGCGATGCACCGGATCAACCACCCGGACACACACCACCTGGTCGAGGATGTCTGGCACGTCGATCCGCGCAAGACCTGCGGCGACCGTCGCATCGGCCTGTTCTGGATGTCGCCGGACTGCTTCCCGGCCGGCACGCTGGTGCTGACCGAGCAGGGATACCGCCCCATCGAGGAGATCGAGGTGGGCGACCGCGTTCTCACCCACCAGCAACGCTGGCGCCGGGTGACCGAGACGAGCCGGGCGTTCCGGCCGCTCATCACCCTTCGGGGGCACGGGCACCCGGGCCTCACCATGAGCCCGGAGCACCCGATCTACGCCCGCCAGCGCAAGGACATGTGGCGGACCGAGCCGCGCGGCTATGAGAGAACCCTGGACCCAGCCGACTGGCTGCCGGCGTCCGCCCTGGATCGCGGCTGGTACTGGGCGACGCCGACAACATTCCCGCTCGAGCAAGACGTCCCAGTCGTCGGTCGGCGCGGCATGCCGTTTGACCAGCGGCTGATGTGGCTCGCCGGTCGCTACGTCGGGGATGGCTGGACGCGCCTGACCGACGACCGCGCCGAGCTCGTCATCACCTGCGGGCGACACGAGGTCGACAGGCTGCGCGAGAAGCTGGCCGCTTGGCCGCGCCAGGGAGGTCGGGCTGCGGCCGGCGAACTCGCCTGGCACGAGCGCGAGACCGCGACCGCGTACCAGTTCTCGACGAACCACCGCGGCCTCGT from Methylobacterium aquaticum encodes:
- a CDS encoding helix-turn-helix domain-containing protein, with protein sequence MPATSEPRTLEEMRSRVSLARARAERAAHARRLAKAREIARRSRVAWASLMRSDYGLFRRMQRLARLREAAEFKHIVNHPDGEAIVDLIVETARRHCVSVVTLMGPDRTAPVLAARWAAIAAVHEAFPHLSLPRLGHVFQRDHTTILNALRRLGLRPKPQQEASCVTPANIDSLPEQP
- a CDS encoding zinc-finger-containing protein, giving the protein MSAAPICCGQPARLTTGAEVYPHRPDLHDKPIWRCDVCPDAYVGCHPGTTDPLGTPAGPDLRKARRLLHERMIDPLWQTADRSGAYGPLDEEGRRTVRQAARGRVYGFLADRLGLTRDETHTGLFDLEQCRAAWRALSGVAYPEIREWAQRRRAAPKRKAA